The following coding sequences are from one Candidatus Neomarinimicrobiota bacterium window:
- a CDS encoding tetratricopeptide repeat protein: MADINKVMFLIMIFVVTAPLYAQESTTDPALQAYRDGEYDKAIKLYSDMLADKSDDTNLKFNLGSSFYKKGTFNAAKSGFEDALDSEDNYTKSRAYYNLGNTYFKLNKPEESLQAFKNAMMLNPEDEDAKFNYEFVKNLLQEDDQKQEGDDEQEEENEDSEEQDESEKKENEEKEDDNEQEHNENEQKNKQQQQQQEEKERTQEEYKDILDALEQQEMEALKDYISAKTVRRRQPEKDW, from the coding sequence ATGGCAGATATAAATAAAGTAATGTTTCTTATTATGATTTTTGTGGTAACAGCGCCGCTGTACGCCCAGGAGAGCACGACAGATCCAGCTTTACAAGCGTATAGAGACGGAGAATATGATAAGGCTATAAAGCTCTATTCAGATATGTTAGCGGATAAATCAGATGACACTAATCTAAAATTCAATTTAGGAAGCTCATTTTATAAAAAAGGAACTTTTAATGCCGCTAAATCGGGTTTTGAGGATGCTCTGGACTCTGAAGACAATTACACGAAATCGAGAGCGTATTATAATTTAGGAAATACATACTTTAAATTAAATAAACCGGAAGAAAGTCTTCAGGCTTTTAAAAATGCTATGATGCTTAATCCGGAAGATGAAGACGCAAAGTTTAATTATGAATTCGTGAAGAATTTACTCCAAGAGGATGATCAAAAACAGGAAGGCGACGACGAGCAAGAAGAGGAAAACGAAGATTCTGAGGAGCAAGATGAGAGTGAAAAGAAAGAAAACGAAGAAAAGGAAGATGATAACGAGCAAGAGCATAATGAAAATGAACAGAAAAATAAACAGCAGCAGCAACAACAGGAAGAAAAAGAACGAACACAGGAAGAATACAAGGACATTCTCGATGCCTTAGAGCAGCAGGAGATGGAAGCATTAAAGGATTACATATCCGCAAAGACGGTGAGAAGAAGACAGCCGGAAAAAGACTGGTAA